A genomic window from Solanum dulcamara chromosome 11, daSolDulc1.2, whole genome shotgun sequence includes:
- the LOC129874071 gene encoding protein EXPRESSION OF TERPENOIDS 1-like, translated as MANFFSLGGNHDQQHQEISSSPAVTTENNWFLYRNDHHNQEIPNTYKGFELWQSGNTPQHQQQFRHPIYPLQDLYSTDVGLGVGPSRTGFDISTGDHDESSRSGFVMMRSGGGGISCQDCGNQAKKDCQHMRCRTCCKSRGFQCQTHVKSTWVPAAKRRERQQQLTALQQQQQGQNNNSSKHKRQREDPSSSSLVSTRLPFTTTGLEVGKFPGKVRTSAVFQCIQMSSIEEDEDQLAYQAAVSIGGHVFKGILYDQGHESQYNNNMAAQGGDTSSGASAGVQQHQHNSAAMPAATTTSGAIATATAPSNFLDPSLFPAPLSTFMVPAGTQFFPTSTSP; from the exons ATGGCTAATTTCTTTTCACTAGGTGGCAACCACGACCAACAACATCAAGAAATTAGCAGCAGCCCTGCAGTAACCACGGAGAATAATTGGTTCTTGTACAGAAATGATCATCATAATCAAGAAATACCCAACACTTACAAAGGCTTCGAGTTATGGCAAAGTGGTAATACTCCTCAACATCAACAACAGTTTCGTCACCCAATTTATCCTTTGCAAGATCTTTATTCCACTGATGTTGGATTAGGTGTCGGGCCGAGCCGAACTGGCTTCGATATATCTACAG GTGATCATGATGAGTCATCAAGGTCGGGGTTCGTGATGATGAGGAGTGGTGGAGGAGGAATTAGTTGTCAGGATTGTGGGAACCAAGCTAAGAAAGATTGTCAACATATGAGGTGTAGGACTTGTTGTAAGAGCAGAGGGTTTCAGTGTCAAACTCATGTGAAAAGCACTTGGGTTCCAGCAGCTAAAAGGAGAGAAAGGCAACAACAACTTACTGCtttgcaacaacaacaacaaggacAAAATAATAACAGTAGTAAGCATAAAAGGCAAAGAGAGGATCCAAGTTCTTCTTCTCTTGTTTCTACTCGTTTGCCTTTCACCACTACTG ggTTAGAAGTGGGAAAATTTCCAGGAAAAGTACGTACAAGTGCTGTATTTCAGTGTATTCAAATGAGCTCAATTGAGGAGGATGAGGATCAATTAGCATATCAAGCCGCTGTGAGCATTGGTGGACATGTGTTCAAAGGAATTCTATATGATCAAGGTCATGAAAGTCAGTACAATAATAACATGGCTGCACAGGGAGGCGATACTTCTTCCGGTGCTAGTGCTGGAGTTCAGCAGCACCAACATAATTCCGCTGCAATGCCTGCTGCCACCACTACAAGTGGCGCTATTGCTACTGCAACGGCTCCCTCTAATTTTCTCGACCCTTCTTTATTTCCAGCTCCCCTTAGCACTTTTATGGTACCAGCTGGTACGCAATTTTTTCCAACTTCAACATCTCCTTGA